A section of the Oncorhynchus gorbuscha isolate QuinsamMale2020 ecotype Even-year linkage group LG06, OgorEven_v1.0, whole genome shotgun sequence genome encodes:
- the LOC124037945 gene encoding ras-related protein Rab-35-like isoform X1, translating to MAGPGKDYNHLFKLLIIGDSNVGKSSLLLRFADNSFSGSYITTIGVDFKIRTVDIDGERVKLQIWDTAGQERFRTITSTYYRNTHGVIIVYDVTNPESFVNVKRWLNEITQNCDNVCKILVGNKNDDPSKKQVDSQDAMHFGESVGVRVFETSAKENINVEEMFMAFTHMVLRTKKQSQSRAEREREREKETVDINSHRHRERRKRGKKCC from the exons ATGGCGGGCCCGGGAAAGGACTACAACCATCTCTTCAAACTGCTCATCATTGGAGACTCCA ATGTAGGGAAAAGCAGTCTACTACTACGATTTGCGGATAACTCCTTCTCTG GCAGCTACATCACTACAATTGGTGTGGACTTTAAGATCCGTACGGTAGACATAGACGGGGAGCGAGTCAAACTGCAGATCTGGGACACGGCGGGCCAGGAACGCTTCAGGACCATCACTTCAAC GTATTACAGAAATACCCACGGTGTGATTATTGTTTATGATGTCACCAACCCAGAGTCGTTTGTGAACGTGAAGAGGTGGCTTAATGAGATCACTCAGAACTGTGACAACGTCTGTAAGATCCTAG tGGGGAACAAGAATGACGACCCCTCCAAGAAGCAGGTGGACTCTCAGGATGCAATGCATTTCGGGGAGTCGGTGGGCGTCCGGGTATTTGAGACGAGTGCCAAAGAAAATATCAACGTTGAAGAG atGTTTATGGCTTTCACTCACATGGTCCTTCGGACAAAGAAGCAGAGTCAGAGtcgtgcagagagagagcgggaacgaGAGAAGGAAACGGTTGACATCAactctcacagacacagagagcggaggaagagggggaagaagtgttgctga
- the LOC124037945 gene encoding ras-related protein Rab-35-like isoform X2 produces MSSGYMVDVGKSSLLLRFADNSFSGSYITTIGVDFKIRTVDIDGERVKLQIWDTAGQERFRTITSTYYRNTHGVIIVYDVTNPESFVNVKRWLNEITQNCDNVCKILVGNKNDDPSKKQVDSQDAMHFGESVGVRVFETSAKENINVEEMFMAFTHMVLRTKKQSQSRAEREREREKETVDINSHRHRERRKRGKKCC; encoded by the exons ATGTCCTCTGGTTACATGGTAG ATGTAGGGAAAAGCAGTCTACTACTACGATTTGCGGATAACTCCTTCTCTG GCAGCTACATCACTACAATTGGTGTGGACTTTAAGATCCGTACGGTAGACATAGACGGGGAGCGAGTCAAACTGCAGATCTGGGACACGGCGGGCCAGGAACGCTTCAGGACCATCACTTCAAC GTATTACAGAAATACCCACGGTGTGATTATTGTTTATGATGTCACCAACCCAGAGTCGTTTGTGAACGTGAAGAGGTGGCTTAATGAGATCACTCAGAACTGTGACAACGTCTGTAAGATCCTAG tGGGGAACAAGAATGACGACCCCTCCAAGAAGCAGGTGGACTCTCAGGATGCAATGCATTTCGGGGAGTCGGTGGGCGTCCGGGTATTTGAGACGAGTGCCAAAGAAAATATCAACGTTGAAGAG atGTTTATGGCTTTCACTCACATGGTCCTTCGGACAAAGAAGCAGAGTCAGAGtcgtgcagagagagagcgggaacgaGAGAAGGAAACGGTTGACATCAactctcacagacacagagagcggaggaagagggggaagaagtgttgctga